The following coding sequences lie in one Cyanobacterium sp. Dongsha4 genomic window:
- a CDS encoding YcjF family protein, producing MNILIKKPILVAGISLSFLLWIGQKLTNYWDEIGNVSIFSLICLGGLSYFLQQIGQKKSVNQLNFLDITINDLTAKIASIKNQIEVLNCELNEIEDKENNQDVKVNIRISDFQQQLNAIQQSFPRNKINIAILNLSQNTNSFTLSQDIEKKVKTLVNFHGITDVLETINNANNLANLVLNYDLLLLIISEDLTQSQKEIISYCKNQQQNLIIAFDDINYTLQEEKKLIFNSLKKALNSVIEEKYIIPISSKKQTIKVRRYEENNTYKEWEETSNADHEKLTEILLILTEKELDKLTLSTTYRQAINIEKQIREELNTIRKNKSLKVVEKYQMVAATATFANPVSSLDLLATAAINAQMIVDLSKIYQHPLSFNQAQQISLTLAKVMLKLGIVEISSQTISAILKTNMITFVAGGLIQGISAAYLTRICALSLIEYYEIADFTVNDSINISKVKEKIQLIFEQNKENNFLSQFVKKTSLLLT from the coding sequence ATGAATATTTTAATCAAAAAACCGATTTTAGTTGCAGGCATTAGCCTTTCCTTTCTATTATGGATAGGACAAAAATTAACTAATTATTGGGATGAAATCGGTAATGTCAGTATTTTTAGCTTAATTTGTCTTGGTGGTTTATCTTATTTCTTACAACAAATTGGTCAGAAAAAATCAGTTAATCAGCTTAATTTTTTAGACATTACCATTAATGATTTAACTGCTAAAATAGCATCTATAAAAAATCAGATAGAAGTATTAAATTGTGAATTAAATGAAATAGAAGATAAAGAAAATAATCAGGACGTTAAAGTTAATATTAGAATTAGCGATTTCCAGCAACAATTAAATGCTATCCAACAGTCATTCCCTCGGAATAAAATTAACATTGCTATTTTAAATTTAAGTCAAAATACTAATTCTTTTACTCTGTCTCAAGATATAGAAAAAAAAGTTAAAACTCTGGTTAATTTTCATGGAATAACTGACGTTTTAGAAACTATTAATAATGCTAACAATTTAGCAAACTTAGTTTTAAACTATGACTTATTACTACTAATTATTAGTGAAGATTTAACCCAGTCTCAAAAAGAAATAATTTCTTACTGTAAAAACCAACAACAGAATTTAATTATAGCTTTTGATGATATTAACTACACTTTACAAGAAGAGAAAAAACTGATTTTTAATAGTCTTAAAAAAGCCCTTAATTCAGTTATTGAAGAAAAATATATTATCCCTATATCTAGTAAAAAACAAACTATCAAAGTAAGAAGATATGAAGAAAATAATACCTATAAAGAATGGGAAGAAACATCTAATGCAGATCATGAAAAACTTACGGAAATCCTCTTAATACTAACAGAAAAAGAATTAGATAAACTAACATTGTCCACAACTTACAGACAAGCAATTAACATAGAAAAACAGATAAGGGAAGAATTAAACACCATTAGAAAAAATAAAAGTTTAAAAGTAGTTGAAAAATATCAAATGGTTGCGGCAACAGCTACGTTTGCTAATCCCGTTTCGAGCTTAGATTTATTGGCAACTGCCGCTATTAATGCTCAAATGATAGTTGATTTAAGTAAAATTTATCAACATCCTCTATCTTTCAATCAAGCACAACAAATATCTTTAACATTAGCTAAAGTGATGCTTAAATTAGGCATTGTAGAAATTTCTAGCCAAACCATTAGTGCTATTTTAAAAACAAACATGATAACCTTTGTTGCAGGGGGATTAATTCAAGGCATTAGTGCCGCCTATCTAACTCGCATTTGTGCTTTGAGTTTAATTGAATATTATGAAATAGCAGACTTTACCGTTAATGACAGCATAAATATTAGTAAGGTGAAAGAAAAAATACAACTAATTTTTGAGCAGAATAAAGAAAATAATTTCTTGAGTCAATTTGTTAAAAAGACATCTTTATTATTAACTTAA